A stretch of DNA from Rickettsiales bacterium:
CTCGGATTAGATCGACCGAAATCGATCTAATCCGAAGTTAGTGTTCGACGGGGCTGTCTGAATAGATTCAGCAAGCCCCGTCTATGTTTTGCGGTTTTAAGATTCCCCAACCTTGTACCGTCTTCTCGTGCCCCCAAATCCTCATGTCGGTTTCCCCTGACAAGTAGCCTCTTATGGGCCTTTTGGTTTTCCATGGGATTTCATGGGCTGTTATGGGAAATTAACCAGAATTGATGGGTGTGGTCAATCGTTACATGGGATACGCAAGCAGAAAAATACCCGAATTAACGATTTGTTGCGAAAAAGACACGCTTTTAAAGAAAGTGGATAAGATTGTGGATAAGTATAGGTAACTCAATTTGACTGTGACTTTTATCAATCAATCTCTCTTGTGGGTAAGTGAGGTCGCGACCGCTATATGTAGTAGGGAAGTGGTTTTTTGAATATTTGATCTGTCATTGCTCGCATAAAGTGATGAGGAGCTAAGGGCGTAAAAACGGCAAAAGCCGAGAAATCATTTGAGATTTTTCGGCTTCGGCTTTTTGTGTTTTTTAGTAAAAACCGAAAGACCGTTCAAGACTTTCTGGTTTCTTTGGAGGCTTCGTAAAAGAAGCAAAGTACGATTCCAGCGACTGTGCCAATTATGGCAGCGCTGTTGGAGCCTGAGCTGTATAAATTTAACCATCCGGTGTAGATGAGGCAGTAGGCAGCTTTGAATGAGGTTGCGCCGGCTAGGGCAAACAACAACAAGATTTTTGGTCTAATCATGACTTAAGTTTAGGGGCTGACACCTAATAATATTCTTTGAGCAACTTTTTCAGGTCTGCCAGTAAGTCACTTGGTGTGCCCATATTAAACCTCCACTCACATTCTTTCAAGAACAGATTAAAATGCT
This window harbors:
- a CDS encoding IS1595 family transposase yields the protein HFNLFLKECEWRFNMGTPSDLLADLKKLLKEYY